The Nocardia sp. NBC_00508 nucleotide sequence GGCGCCGTTCGGGTACTCGGCGAGGTAGCAGTCCGCGCGGATTCCGAGGGCTGAGTTCAGCAACTGAACTCGACCACCACTTTGTCAGGCGAGGTGGAGTTGCGGGCGACGATCTGCCGGAGCGAGTTGGTCTCCTCTATGATTTCAAGACCGATGCGTGAAAATGTCGCCTCGTTGAACACGTTGCGAGCCAGCAGCGGGTTGGTGAGGGCTTGAGTGAACGCGTCGTGCGCCACCATCGTCGTCAACAACTCACCCATCATGAGGTAATCGGGGTAGTCCTCGGCGAAGATCCCGACATACCACTCGAGATCATCGATCTCCTTGTAGAGTTCTTCGATCCGACGACGTAATCGCGGGTCACTGGTCAGCTGCTCGAAGCTCGACAATCGTCGGAGCCCGAAAGCTTCCCGGTATTCGTTGTAGGAGCGCAAACGCGCGTTTCTCATCAATGCGACTGTCCGTTCCTCGATGGAGGGTTGGTCCGGCCGAGACCGGTCGACAAGAAAGTATGGGGTATTGCGAAGTCCGATCTTTCCCGCTCGCTCCTGCGAGCATTGCGCCATCAGCGCCTCGATTCCCCGCCGCAACACCAACGGGTTATTATTGCGGAATTCTGACGGTTCCAGCCGATAGGCACCGTTGCCGATGCTGTTCGGCACAAGCGAGTGCCATCGGTATAGCAAGTTGAACTCGACGGCGCACCAGTTCGAGCGGTTCCAGCGTTCCCCGTCCGCCAAAAAGGGGACCGTCTCGATCGGGAAGTCGAACGGCGCAATGTGCTTGATGTATTGTTCGATCACCAGCTTCAGAAGTAGGACGATCATCACATTGCGTGTGGTTTCGAACAACCGCGCATCGTCCCATTCCGGGTACTCCTGCTCGAGTATTCGTGCGATCCGGTTATGTTCGCGGCAGAAGAGGGTATTCAACATCGTTTGGCCGATGGTTGCGTTGCCGTGCTCGAGTCCGACGGCGAACATCATGTCCTTGTGCTCTTCCGAGGCGCCGTCGAGGATAGTATTGATTATGAACTCCTCGTCGTGTAGACCTCGAAATTC carries:
- a CDS encoding peroxidase family protein — encoded protein: MFELPGVPFGRQLSRTIAGLGLRPPILPPALSQFLPNVIEPLAKVPGLRRSLSQFFVNYYGYATSPRPRPLTLGRDYTTWRTLTDRTYTGRHLPPATSEQQEKWPDQADVVALFRRDQEIKSTDTSVMFMFFAQWFTDSFLRTSRGDYRRNTSNHEIDLCQIYGLTEEKTSLLRSKTGGRLKTQQIDGEEFPVFLFERRRPGDPLVVKPEFRGLHDEEFIINTILDGASEEHKDMMFAVGLEHGNATIGQTMLNTLFCREHNRIARILEQEYPEWDDARLFETTRNVMIVLLLKLVIEQYIKHIAPFDFPIETVPFLADGERWNRSNWCAVEFNLLYRWHSLVPNSIGNGAYRLEPSEFRNNNPLVLRRGIEALMAQCSQERAGKIGLRNTPYFLVDRSRPDQPSIEERTVALMRNARLRSYNEYREAFGLRRLSSFEQLTSDPRLRRRIEELYKEIDDLEWYVGIFAEDYPDYLMMGELLTTMVAHDAFTQALTNPLLARNVFNEATFSRIGLEIIEETNSLRQIVARNSTSPDKVVVEFSC